A stretch of Lathyrus oleraceus cultivar Zhongwan6 chromosome 6, CAAS_Psat_ZW6_1.0, whole genome shotgun sequence DNA encodes these proteins:
- the LOC127093089 gene encoding agamous-like MADS-box protein AGL62, producing the protein MNNSVNQKKKTMGRKKIEIKKVEKESNKQVTFSKRRSGLFKKACELCVLSDVNLAIIVFSPADKLFCCSRPNTDAILKSYINGTTEFEDQKSTEHSSICEEYNREYEEALKMLEMEKKKLADIEHLARDWNNGGWWNDSIDDMGSEQLQQFMMSIFELRKKLAEKEHEHLMMFSM; encoded by the coding sequence atgaataacTCAGTTAACCAAAAAAAGAAAACCATGGGACGCAAGAAGATCGAAATCAAGAAAGTCGAAAAAGAAAGCAACAAACAAGTCACATTCTCCAAAAGAAGATCCGGTTTATTCAAAAAAGCTTGCGAACTTTGCGTCTTGAGCGATGTTAATCTCGCCATCATTGTGTTCTCTCCTGCTGATAAACTATTCTGCTGCAGTCGACCCAACACCGACGCGATCCTCAAGAGTTACATCAATGGAACCACCGAGTTTGAGGATCAGAAGTCGACGGAACATTCTTCGATCTGCGAGGAGTATAATAGAGAATATGAAGAGGCACTAAAGATGTTGGAAATGGAAAAGAAGAAACTTGCGGATATTGAGCATTTGGCTAGGGATTGGAATAACGGTGGATGGTGGAATGATTCTATAGATGATATGGGTAGTGAACAGCTTCAGCAATTTATGATGTCCATTTTTGAGTTGAGGAAGAAGCTTGCGGAGAAAGAACATGAACATCTCATGATGTTTTCTATGTAA